In Hemiscyllium ocellatum isolate sHemOce1 chromosome 16, sHemOce1.pat.X.cur, whole genome shotgun sequence, one genomic interval encodes:
- the LOC132823101 gene encoding protocadherin-10-like, with product MANLQNNNAFIMKMLTLILLLCPINLVFGEIRYSIPEELEYGTYVGNIAEDLGLNVRQLSARKCRLASVDGRQHLEVNLENGVLFVYERMDREQLCAQITRCILNFQIIVENPLEMYRGEVEIVDINDNSPSFPESAILLQIAENIAPGSRFPLESALDPDVGTNAVTAYELSPNEHFRLNVQTREDNTKLAELLVEKPLDREQQSFFELVLAAFDGGTPPRSGTIQINVNLLDINDNAPVFDQEVYRASLEENTPPGTFVIKINAVDPDQGTNAELKYSFINLVSRRVRELFSLDPDTGEIRVQQPLDFEEASSYELAVQAMDNGSPAIAGHSKVLIKLVDMNDNAPKIKVASLSSNVPEDADLGTVVALIDVTDRDSGANGRIHCQVPKEFPFKLLSSLNNHYKLITSGLLDRETITGYDIPILAWDSGSPPLSSNQTVQISISDVNDNAPRFARRTYTEYIMENNVPGASISTVTAFDPDLDQNSYISYSFKDIIQQSPVSTYLNINSLNGTIYALRSFDYENVKNFQVQIQARDAGVPPLSSSATVNVIILDQNDNAPIIISPSTQSGSAAEVVVPQSAGQGYLVTKIIATDADSGQNARLSYQMVRSTDLTLFTISSNSGEIRTTRNILDQDGSTHNLVISVKDNGQPRLSTTATIVLSILANVSEKSSDTNNLVGTSNYSSDLNLYLIAAFSSTSLIFLVIIVLLVVLKCHQDRNDVPGYWSPACCCSRMNAKETFSRASVPTDSLNYSGTGQNIPFPETYQYTVCLSPESSKSDFLFLKPCNPHVPQVPVTMAYSQSNNALKFTVIFFIFLVCALDVVSGQIRYSVFEEEEQRSIIGNIAEDLGMDTGTFLVRKGRLVSDYTKRYLEINLQNGMLFVNERMDRDQLCGPIPICIISFQIIFENSPEMYRGEVEIVDINDNAPSFPESTILLQMAESIAAGSRFPLESALDPDVGINSVTTYSLSPNAHFSLQVETAEDGAKTIELLLEKQLDRESQASLQLLLTATDGASPPRSGTAQILVTVLDSNDNAPVFDRKVYKANLVENSPRGTLIVTVHATDPDEGSNAEVTYTFSNRVSQKMHELFCLDPRTGDITVQGMPDFEEAGSYSLDIQAVDHGSPEIAGHSKVLIKVTDVNDNAPEVKVTVLSNMVPEDAAQGTLVALINVIDRDSGQNGQVHCQIPLDIPFKLQSSLSNNYKLITSGLLDREVNPLYNIPITAWDLGSSPLSTNKTIQISLSDVNDNYPRFARPTYTIYVMENNAPGASISTVNAFDPDLNQNSHITYSFTTNLIQDLPVDTYLNINSMNGTIYALRSFDYEQLKNFQVQVQARDGGVPPLSSSSTVKVINLDQNDNAPVIISPSAQSGLAAEVIMPQAASQGYLVTKIIATDADSGQNARLFYQVLKASHSSLFNVGLNTGEIRTTRGILEQDATTHSLVILVRDNGQPSLSSTVAIIFSIMENITEMFSEASNFVTNSEHVSDINLYLIVILGSTSFIFFVTIILLIGIKCKQGRNNIEDYNSPGCCYRLDDSNDVYNPTPALNEYLNYTGAGEIVRVPETHHYAVCLSPESAKSDFLFLKPYTPPISQD from the exons ATGGCGAACCTACAGAACAACAACGCCTTTATAATGAAGATGTTGACTCTTATTCTCCTGCTTTGTCCAATTAATCTAGTTTTTGGAGAGATTCGGTATTCTATCCCAGAGGAATTGGAATATGGTACCTACGTTGGGAATATCGCTGAAGATTTAGGACTAAATGTTCGGCAACTGTCAGCTCGAAAATGTCGTCTTGCATCAGTAGACGGAAGACAGCATTTGGAGGTAAATCTGGAGAATGGCGTTTTGTTTGTTTACGAAAGAATGGACAGAGAGCAGTTGTGTGCACAAATCACTAGATGTATCCTAAATTTCCAAATAATAGTAGAAAATCCTCTGGAAATGTATCGCGGTGAAGTCGAAATTGTTGATATTAATGATAATTCGCCCAGTTTCCCGGAGAGTGCCATTCTCTTACAAATAGCGGAAAACATTGCGCCAGGCTCACGTTTTCCACTAGAGAGCGCGCTCGACCCAGACGTGGGGACAAACGCAGTCACCGCGTACGAACTCAGTCCGAATGAACACTTCAGATTAAATGTGCAAACAAGGGAGGACAATACTAAACTTGCAGAGCTACTGGTAGAGAAGCCCTTGGACCGAGAACAGCAGTCGTTCTTCGAGCTGGTATTAGCAGCCTTTGATGGTGGGACCCCTCCAAGATCTGGGACCATTCAAATCAACGTTAATTTGCTTGACATCAATGATAACGCGCCTGTATTCGACCAGGAAGTATACAGGGCGAGCTTAGAGGAAAACACACCTCCAGGTACCTTCGTGATCAAGATCAACGCTGTCGATCCAGATCAAGGCACCAATGCAGAGTTAAAATACTCTTTCATTAACCTTGTCTCTCGCAGAGTGCGCGAACTATTCAGTTTGGACCCAGATACTGGAGAGATAAGAGTTCAACAGCCTTTGGATTTTGAAGAAGCGAGCAGTTACGAACTCGCTGTTCAAGCCATGGATAATGGCTCGCCAGCAATCGCAGGACATTCTAAAGTGTTGATCAAACTAGTTGATATGAATGATAACGCCCCTAAGATAAAGGTGGCTTCACTATCCAGTAACGTCCCAGAAGATGCAGATCTCGGGACTGTGGTAGCTTTGATCGATGTAACAGATCGCGATTCTGGAGCTAATGGTCGAATCCACTGTCAGGTTCCTAAGGAATTTCCATTTAAGCTGCTATCCTCTTTGAACAACCATTATAAGTTGATTACAAGTGGCTTGTTGGATCGTGAAACTATCACTGGATATGACATTCCTATTTTAGCCTGGGATTCAGGGTCTCCCCCATTATCGTCAAATCAAACCGTCCAGATCTCGATTTCTGATGTCAATGATAATGCTCCAAGGTTTGCTCGACGTACATATACAGAGTATATAATGGAGAACAACGTCCCGGGTGCTTCGATTTCCACGGTGACTGCATTTGATCCTGATCTGGATCAGAATTCCTATATTTCTTATTCTTTCAAAGATATTATCCAGCAATCGCCAGTCTCCACCTATCTCAATATTAATTCATTGAACGGGACCATTTATGCGCTGCGCTCTTTCGATTACGAGAATGTCAAAAACTTCCAAGTCCAAATTCAAGCGCGTGATGCGGGGGTTCCTCCTCTGAGCAGCAGCGCAACAGTCAATGTGATTATCCTGGATCAAAATGACAACGCTCCAATCATTATTTCACCATCAACACAGAGCGGATCAGCAGCGGAAGTGGTCGTGCCTCAATCAGCTGGCCAAGGTTACTTGGTCACCAAGATAATCGCAACTGATGCCGATTCTGGTCAGAACGCACGGCTCTCCTATCAGATGGTTCGATCAACCGATCTTACTCTGTTCACTATCTCCAGTAATTCAGGAGAAATCAGAACAACGCGCAACATTTTAGACCAGGATGGCAGTACGCACAATCTTGTCATCTCGGTGAAGGATAACGGGCAGCCCCGTCTCTCCACCACGGCTACAATCGTCCTGTCCATCCTGGCCAATGTTAGTGAAAAAAGCTCGGATACAAATAATTTAGTCGGTACATCTAACTACTCTTCTGATCTAAATCTTTATTTGATTGCTGCTTTCAGTTCAACTTCGCTTATATTCCTTGTAATCATTGTTTTATTGGTTGTCCTGAAATGCCATCAGGACAGGAATGATGTTCCAGGCTATTGGTCCCCTGCTTGTTGCTGCAGCCGAATGAATGCGAAGGAAACGTTTAGTCGGGCTTCGGTGCCCACAGACTCTTTAAACTACAGCGGAACTGGACAGAACATCCCTTTCCCAGAAACCTACCAATACACGGTTTGCTTGTCCCCGGAATCATCAAAGAGCGATTTTTTGTTCTTGAAACCCTGCAATCCACACGTGCCTCAAGT TCCGGTAACAATGGCGTATTCACAAAGCAACAACGCCTTGAAATTCACGGTGATATTTTTTATTTTCCTCGTCTGTGCactggatgtggtttctgggcAGATTCGTTATTCGGTTTTCGAAGAAGAGGAGCAGCGCTCTATCATTGGTAATATTGCTGAAGATTTGGGAATGGATACTGGAACATTTTTAGTTCGGAAAGGTCGTCTGGTCTCTGACTACACAAAGCGCTATTTAGAAATAAATTTGCAAAATGGCATGTTATTTGTCAATGAGAGAATGGATAGAGACCAACTTTGTGGCCCAATTCCCATTTGTATTATTTCTTtccaaattatttttgaaaattctCCCGAAATGTACCGCGGTGAAGTGGAGATTGTTGATATTAACGATAATGCTCCCAGTTTTCCGGAGAGTACCATTCTCCTACAGATGGCCGAAAGCATTGCAGCAGGCTCGCGATTTCCACTAGAGAGCGCCCTGGATCCAGACGTGGGAATAAACTCAGTCACGACGTACAGCCTTAGCCCAAATGCACACTTCAGTTTACAAGTGGAGACTGCAGAAGACGGTGCTAAAACTATCGAGTTGCTGTTGGAGAAACAGTTGGACCGCGAAAGTCAGGCATCTCTTCAGCTGTTGCTGACAGCCACCGACGGGGCGAGTCCTCCCAGATCGGGGACTGCTCAGATTCTCGTTACAGTGTTGGACAGCAACGATAACGCGCCTGTATTCGATCGTAAAGTCTATAAGGCCAACCTAGTAGAAAATTCTCCCAGGGGAACCTTAATAGTTACAGTCCATGCCACTGATCCAGACGAAGGTTCGAATGCTGAGGTAACCTATACTTTCAGTAACCGTGTTTCACAGAAAATGCATGAATTGTTCTGTTTGGATCCGCGAACAGGAGACATTACTGTTCAAGGAATGCCTGATTTTGAAGAAGCAGGTAGTTATTCGCTTGATATTCAAGCTGTAGACCATGGTTCGCCAGAAATTGCAGGGCATTCTAAAGTCTTAATTAAAGTAACTGACGTGAATGATAACGCCCCTGAGGTAAAAGTGACCGTGCTGTCTAACATGGTGCCAGAAGATGCAGCACAAGGGACACTGGTAGCTTTAATCAATGTCATAGATCGTGATTCTGGACAAAACGGACAGGTCCACTGTCAGATTCCTTTGGACATTCCCTTCAAGCTTCAATCATCTTTGAGCAACAATTACAAGTTGATTACTAGCGGCTTGTTGGATCGCGAAGTTAATCCTTTGTACAATATACCTATTACTGCATGGGACCTGGGGTCATCACCACTATCAACAAATAAAACCATCCAGATCTCTCTTTCTGATGTAAATGACAACTATCCCCGGTTTGCTCGACCCACGTACACAATATATGTGATGGAGAACAACGCTCCGGGTGCTTCAATTTCCACAGTGAATGCGTTCGATCCTGATCTGAATCAGAATTCACATATTACCTATTCCTTCACGACAAACCTTATTCAAGATTTGCCAGTGGATACCTACCTCAATATAAATTCCATGAACGGGACCATTTACGCACTGCGCTCTTTTGACTATGAACAACTGAAGAACTTCCAGGTCCAAGTTCAAGCCCGTGATGGGGGAGTTCCTCCACTGAGTAGCAGTTCAACAGTCAAAGTGATTAACCTGGATCAAAATGACAACGCTCCAGTCATCATTTCACCGTCAGCACAGAGCGGATTAGCAGCGGAAGTGATTATGCCTCAGGCAGCGAGCCAGGGTTACTTGGTCACCAAGATAATTGCAACTGATGCTGATTCTGGTCAGAACGCACGGCTATTCTACCAAGTGCTGAAAGCCAGTCACTCCAGTTTGTTCAACGTGGGGCTTAACACTGGCGAAATCAGAACAACACGAGGCATTTTGGAGCAAGATGCCACAACACATTCTCTGGTCATCTTGGTGAGGGATAATGGACAACCAAGCCTCTCCAGCACCGTTGCAATCATCTTTTCGATTATGGAAAATATCACTGAAATGTTCTCCGAGGCTAGTAATTTCGTTACAAATTCTGAACATGTGTCAGatataaatctttatttaattgtCATTTTAGGTTCAACTTCGTTTATATTTTTTGTAACCATTATTTTGTTGATTGGCATTAAATGTAAACAAGGCAGAAATAATATCGAAGACTACAACTCCCCTGGTTGCTGCTACAGACTCGATGATTCTAATGATGTTTATAACCCGACACCTGCGCTGAATGAATATTTAAACTATACTGGTGCTGGTGAGATTGTTCGTGTCCCTGAAACGCATCATTATGCGGTTTGTTTGTCTCCGGAATCAGCAAAGAGTGATTTTCTGTTTTTGAAACCCTACACTCCACCCATATCTCAGGACTAG